GTTCCTCTGCAGAGTTCTCGGTGATCAGCGCTACTTTATTCGTAATACCTTTCCGGTCATGGATTGCCTTGTCAAAGTTGACGCGTCCCATCGCTTCGATAAGGATATCCAACTGAGCTCCGGCTGCAGAGGCTGGCAGTTTGATCGTGTTTTCTCCGCGGCGCCGATCCAGGCGACCGACCAGTTTACCGTTAATGAAAACCTGTGCCCAGTCGTGCACCTCGTCTATTAACAGGGTTGTTCCGGCTTTGACTGCCGGTAAGGTCGTGCGATACAGGATTGAACCCCAACCTTGGTCGAACTCTTCCATAGGCTTGATGTCGTGAGTCTTTTTGGGTTCCGGCAGGTTGTCGAATAACAAAGCTGTCTCTTTCATTTCAAACTCAGGGATTTCAATGACAGGAAATGCTTCCGGTACTTCCGATTGAACTTCACCCGGTTCCATATATTTGGCCAGAAGCTCACGCAATTTGTAGTATTTCGGAGTTGTCCATCCGGCTTCGCTGATCGGTGCATCATAATCATACGAGCTGCACATCGCTGAATAGGCAGGACTGTTTGCACCTCCCCAATGTCCGAAAGTGGTACCTCCGTGAGTCATATATAAAGAGAAAGAGATATTCCGGTCCAGCATATCTTTCAATCCGGCAATCATTGTTTCCGCGTCACGTGTTTCGTGTTTCCTTCCCCAATGGTCGAACCATCCGCTCCAAAATTCACTACACATGAGCGGAGTGTTCGGACGTACTTCTTTCAGTTTTTTGAATTGTTCTTCTATATTGGCTCCGGTTCCGAAATTGACGGTCCATACCAGGTCGTCGAGTGCATTGTTCTGGAAGTTGGAACTCCAGTCGCATTGGAAAAGCGGAACATCGGTAAATCCGGCTTCACGCAGAATATCCCGGTTTTTGGCAATATAGGCTTTGTCGGTAGCATATGCACCATATTCATTTTCAACCTGCACCATGATGATATTACCACCGCGGCTGATTTGCATGTCAGCCAGCTGTTTCCCTATTTCATTCATGTATAAACGCACGCGTTCAATAAAATACGGATCGTTGGTACGCAGTTGTATGTCTTCTTTCTTCAGCAACCACCAGGGGAGACCGCCCATTTCCCATTCCGAGCAAACATACGGACCGGGACGTAGCATGATATACATACCGTGTTTTTGAGCCAGACGGCAGAATGCCGCGATATCATTTTGTCCGGTAAAATCGAACTCTCCGGGTTTCTGTTCATGGATGTTCCAAAAGGCATAGATACAAATCGTGTTCATGCCTAAAGCCTTACACATCTGAATTCGGTGTTCCCAGTATTCGACTGGTATACGGGTGTAGTGAATCTCGGCAGCCTTGATGGTGAAAGGCTTGTCGTTCAGGAGAAAAGTCTTGTCTCCAATCTCGAATTTTCCTTTTTCTCCGGAGCTGCTGTTGCAACCGGCTAACAGAAAAAGGAGTAAGGTCATCAGAATTGTCATGTTCTTCATAAGGTGATTCTTGATAAAATTAAGTTTATAAATACTTTCGGATGGTAAAAGTAGATAAATTTGTGAATATTATCGGTATAATAATAGTTCATATTGGACTAAAATCGGTTCTATTCTTCTGAATTTATGTACCTTTGCGGCATAATTCAAGTAAACGTTGAACAAAAATGAAGAAGTTAATAGTAATTCCGTTGGTAGCCGTCGGCATGATGGCAATGGCGGGGTGCAGTAAATCACCTGTGAAGGAAACTGCAAAAGTGGACGCCATCAATCTGGCAAATTTAGACACAACAGTCGCTCCCGGTACTGATTTTTATGAATATGCTTGCGGGGGATGGATCAAGAGTAATCCTCTGAAACCGGAATATTCACGTTTCGGAACATTCGATCAGTTGCGTGAAAACAACCAGGAGCAATTACGTACGCTTATCAATGAGCTGGGAACTACTTCGCAGGAAGCAGGAAGTGTAGCCCAGAAAATCGGAATGTTGTATGAAATGGGTATGGATAGCGTCAAGCTGAATAAGGATGGCCTGTCTCCTGTAAAAGAACAACTGGATGCTATCCAGCGTCTGGGAACAAAAGCTGATGTTGCTAAAATGGTCGCTGTTTTGCACAAAGAAGGAATGGCTCCATTCTTCGCTTTGTTTGTCGATGCGGATGAGAAGAACAGCTCGATGAATATCGTTCAATTGTATCAGGCTGGTTTAGGTATGGGTGACCGCGATTATTACCTGCTGGACGATGATGCGACTCTAAAAGTGCGTGATGCTTACAAACAATTTATCGGACAACTGTTTACATTGACTGGAGCATCTCCGGAGCAAGCCGATGCTGCTGTAAATGCAGTGATGAAGATCGAAACCGGTATTGCTGAAATCTCTTTCAGCCGTGAGGATTTACGCGATACGCAGAAAAACTATAATAAGATCAAACTGGATGAATTCAAGGCGAAGAATAATCCTTTGGACTGGGATGTCTATTTTGAGAGCATGGGTCTGATGGAAATAGAATATCTGGATGCCAAACAGCTTCCGTTCTATGAAGCATTGGGTGAATTCCTGAAAAACGTATCTATCGACGAACAAAAATATTATCTGGCATTTAACCTTCTGAATGCGGCAGCCCCTTATCTGAGTGATGATTTTGTAGCTGCTGAATTTGATTTTTACGGAAAGACAATGTCAGGAAAGCAGGAACAGCAACCTCGTTGGAAACGCTCCCTGTCTACAGTCAACGGTGCTTTGGGTGAAGCTGTCGGTCAGATGTATGTTGCAAAATATTTCCCGGCTTCGTCTAAAGAAAAGATGTTGGAGCTGGTCGGTAACTTGCAGAAAGCATTGTCCGAACGTATTGCCGGCCTTGAATGGATGAGTGATGAGACAAAGGCTAAAGCACAGGAAAAATTGTCTGCCTTTATCGTAAAGATCGGTTATCCGGATAAATGGCGTGATTATACGGCTCTGGAAATCAAAGACGACTCTTACTGGGCAAATGTTTGCCGTTCGAATATCTTCGAGATGGACTATATGTTGCAACAGGCAGGCAAGCCGGTTGACAAAGCCCGTTGGGGAATGACACCGCAGACAGTGAATGCCTATTACAACCCGACTACAAACGAAATCTGTTTCCCGGCAGCGATCCTTCAACCTCCTTTCTTTAATCCGGATGCCGACGATGCTGTCAATTATGGTGCTATCGGTGTCGTGATCGGTCATGAAATGACTCACGGATTCGATGACCAGGGACGTAACTATGATAAGGACGGTAACCTGACTGACTGGTGGACTGCCGAAGATGCCGTTCGTTTTACAGAACGTGCCGACCGTCTGGTACAGCAATATGATAATATCATTGTCATCGACAGCGTTCATGCCAATGGCCGCTATACCTTAGGTGAAAACATTGCCGACCAGGGTGGTTTGTTGGTATCTCATCTGGCTTATCTGAACTCATTGAAAGGAAAGGAAACTCCGGCTCCGATCGACGGGTTTACGAATGAACAGCGTTTCTACCTGGGATATGCAACCCTGTGGGGACAGAATATCCGTCCGGAAGAAATCCTGCGTCTGACGAAGATAGACCCGCACTCTTTGGGTAAATGGCGTGTGAATGCCGCTTTGCGTAATATCGATACATTCTATTCGGCTTTCGATATTAAAGAAAGTGATCCGATGTATATGATGCCGGCTGAACGCGTAGTGATTTGGTAATGCTGGAATACAGATAGTATATATAATGTATAAAGCGGGATAGTCGTTACGATTATCCCGCTTTTTTATACCTGAAACAGTTGTTCAGGCAAATATAAATTTCAAAAGGAACAGAGCTGCTAGTATATACATGGTAATACTTATATCCCTGTGTTTACCACAGAACAATTTGACCAATACATAGCAAAGTAATCCCAAGACCATCCCGTCTGCGATAGAGTAGGTGAGTACCATCATGATAATGGTGATGAAAGCCGGGAGTGCTTCGGATATATCATCCATATCGATCTTTGATACCGAGTCCATCATAAATACCCCGACAAGCACTAAAGCTCCGCTTGTTGCCGCACTGGGAATAAGCAGGAACAACGGAGCAAAGAACAAAGCCAGGATAAACAGCAATCCTGTTACCAGGGAGGTAAAACCGGAACGTCCTCCTTCAGCAATGCCCGAAGCACTTTCCACATAAGTGGTAATGGTTGAACTACCCATCATCGCCCCGATCGTTGTACCTATCGCATCAGACATCATCGCCTCTTTCACATGTGGAATATGTCCGTCTTTCCCCATGATCCCGGTTTTGGAAGCCAGGCCGACCAGTGTCCCTACCGTATCGAATATATTCATAAACAATAAGGTGAAAATAACGATCGCCATATCCAAAGTAAAGAACTCGGAGAAATCGAATTTGCAGAAAGTCGGCTCTATCGAATGAGGCATGGAGACTGGAAGAAAACCTTCCGGTATTTCCGTTACTCCCAGCGGTATCCCGGCCAACGTACAAATCAGGATACTGTAAAATAAAGCACCCTTCACCTTCTTTACAACCAGGATTCCGCTCAGTAGGATACCCGTCATTGCCAGGACGGAAGACGGCGTGAACTCCCCGAACATAACGAACGTTGCCGGATTCGGGGCAATGATCCCTGCATTTTTTAACCCTATAAAAGCGATAAACATACCGATCCCGACCGAGATGGCATATCGCAGGTTCATCGGGATGCTGTTGAGAATAATCTCCCGGATGTTCAGGAAAGTGATCAGGATAAATATCACCCCTTCGACAAACATCGCCGTCATTGCCGTCTGCCAGGAATACCCCATTCCCTGCACCAGGGTAAAAGCAAAAAATGCATTTAATGCCATACTCGGTGCCTGTGCAAACGGAAGTTTGGCCATAAAAGCCAACAGGAAAGTCGCAATAGCGGAAGCCAGTGCCGTTGCTGTGAAGACAGCCCCTTTGTCCATTCCGGTAGTGCCCAGGATAGAAGGGTTGACGGCCAGGATATAACTCATTGTCAGGAAGGTCGTTATTCCTGCGATCACTTCCGTACGGATTGTCATGGTCTGTTTGTCAAACCCTAATAGTTTTTGTATCATATATTTTGGATTAATCGAATGTCCACTTTATCGCCAGCGTCGGAATGGTATAAAAACCGTTGCGACCGCCGAAGTTATGACTCAGTTCCACTTCACTTCCGACACTCAGCTTGAACTTATCATCAACACCTTTCAGCTTGTTTAAGTTCACCCATATCTGCGGTTCGGAAAGGAAAATGAAGTTCCCGTGGTCGTTCTTCTCCCGCCACCAGTCGGCAAACCCGCTGAATGTGCACAACCCGTTTTTAGCAAAATGAACATACCAGGTACCCGTCAATTGGAAATTGTTCGGGCTACGATGTTTCTGGATATATTTGTACATAGGAGTAAAAGTAAACCCTTTGGAGAAATCCTTATTATTATATGTATAGGTGAAACCTCCTAGGTAGGCATTATTATAGGAAGCCCCTTTCATCAAACCTCCGTTATACTCTATATGGACGGAGAAAGGCGGTTGCCAGAAACTCAGTTCGCGGGCAATCTCCCAGTATGCCGAAGCAACTCCGCTGCTTTTGTAATCTATATCTACAAAAAAATAGGTGCTTCCCCATTTGTCAGGCTTGAACATTTCCACGGTGGAAGTCAGTGCCGGGCGACCGTCCAGATCCTTGTCATAGAGAGCACCTCCGAAATCATAGTGTAACTGAATGTTTTGCGCTTTCCCACAGAAAACGGCGAGCAATAAAATCGCCAGAGTAAAAAACTTTCTCATGCTGATCGTTTAAAATAAATATGTATGGAAGTCACAAAGGTATAAAAAAAGCAAGACCTTCAAAAAGTCCTGCTTTGAGATTCTCAGATCAGATCCCTGAGTAACCAGGCGAGATAACAGAGGTACACCACAATCAGTGCCCACCCTTCGGCACGCGATATTTTCTGTCCGCTTTTTACCAGCGGTAGCAGAAGCAGTGTTAACCCCAGCATGACCAGCAGGTCGACATAGTTTACGTTCTTTGCAACGATAGGTTTGACCATCGAACTGGTTCCTGCAATTGCCAGGATATTGAACAGGTTGGAACCAACGATATTTCCGATGGCAATATCCGGATTTTTCTTGAGTGCGGATACGACCGATGTTGCCAGTTCCGGCAGGCTTGTCCCGGCTGCAACGATAGTCAATCCGATCACCGCTTCGCTGACACCCAGTTCCTGGGCTATCGATACGGCATTATTGACCAGCAGGTTGGAAGCGAATATCAGAATAACCAGGCCACCTACGATATACATTACATCTTTATACCAGGCTTCAGGCTGTTTTTCCAGCTCTCCCGCCAGTTCTTCCACTTTCTTTTCATGCTTGCGTGAGTAATACAGACTGAAAATCGTATAAAGAATGATGCCGGCTAAGAACAGGCAACCTTCCAATCTTCCAAGCGTTCCGTTCCAGAACAGCAGGGTGAAAACAACAGTGGCTACGATCAGGATAGGAATGTCCAGGCGTGTAAGCTGGCGTTTGGCCTGCAATGGCTGGATAACGGCAGAAATACCGAGAATAGCTGCTATATTGAAAATGTTGGAGCCGATGATGTTACCGACTGATATATCCCCTTGGCCCGATAAGGTGGCATTCAGGCTGACCACCAGTTCCGGTGCGCTTGTTCCGAATGCAACGATCGTAAGACCGATCACCAGGTTTGATATCTTTGCTTTCAGGGCTAACTCAGAACTCCCTTTAACCAACCAGCCCGCTCCGATATAGAGAGCAAACAGTGAAAGAATTAATAATGTAACGCTTGTTATCATGGCCGCAAATTTACTAATCTTTTATTACAATGTCTGGCTTCCTGTTGTCCGATAATCAAAAGATTATCGTAACCAAGTAAACAGCAAGTTATTTTTTAGGCAGAAAAACGTACCTTGGATAACCCCGGATCACTACGGAGTAACAGCAGGAAGCTACTAGACATTTTAGTTAGGGTTGTTAGGAATATTCGTATTAGTGATTTAATATTCGTATTCTTCCTTTGGCTCTTTAGCCGCTTGTCTCAACTGTATGCCTCGAAGTACGACCATACAGATTGTTACAAACCCCAGTACTCCCATTGTTACATCTTTAGTGACTGCATTGTCAAAATCGGTTGTACCGATTAATACCAATATGATAAACGATACCATCATGACAGCGTCTACCAGGTCCTTATTTATCTTCATTTTATTAACTTATTAAAGGTTACTTTTGTTCAATTATTTTTACTTTTTTTCTTCGACAGCTGTTTCTTCAGTAGAATCGGTGCCGCTCAGGCCTTTCATAATACCGAACAAACCATATCCCAAAGCAAACATTACAACCAATAACTTAATATAGTCATTAGGAATGATGGAACTACAAGCTAATACGCAACCAATGATTGTGATAATAACCGACAGATAAATACGTGTTTTATTTGATTTTTTAGTAGACATAATATTTTAATTTTTAAATGGATAAATAAATGTAAAATTGCTTTTTTTGAACTGTTTCGTAGCAGCTGATAGTAACGTTATAGAACATAACATTCCCTTATCCTCTCTCAAGAGGAGAACAGTTACTTTCATCGCCCATAAGCCGAACCAGTCTGAATTCGATTAGACGGAGTTATCCTTTAAAAATTAAATAATGAGTTTCCGTAGGGCAAACACATGTTGTGCCGTACGGCAAAGAAGTGTAGACAAATTTATAGTTTGACATTCCGATACATTTTCCAACACTTTACGTTGTACATTCATTTCTTTCAGGCGGATATCCTGAAGAGCTTTCTCCGCTATTTTCAGCGTGCGTAAGTGAAATGTATTATTAGTCAGTTGAACCGTTCTGCGGGCATTCAGACCTTTGCTTTCTTTCAGGTCTGTACTTAATACATTGAGGTAGTATTGTACATCTGCAGAACTTTTTTCTTTCATGACAGCCTCTTTTTGAGACACAGCGATATCGTTGCTTTCGATCTCCTCTTGGGGAGAGAAAAGCAAGAAGCCGAAAAGCAGAGTCAGTATGAATAGAAAATTTTTCATGCTGCAAAGATATACGAATTCTTAATAAAAAAACAAATGATTGTGCTTTTTGTTTATACTTTTGTCCGTGAATTGTGAACGTGAAAAGATGGAACAGAAGAAGAGTCTTTTAAAATCATGGGTAGAGGCCGCGCGTCCTAAAACACTGCCGGCATCATTAAGTCCGGTGTTGTTAGCTTGTGTTTTAGCTTGGTGTGAAGGGGTATTCCGGTTGATACCTGCTATTTTGTGTTTTGGAGTGGCTTTGCTGGCACAGATTGCCAGTAATTTTGCTAATGATTATTTTGATTTTAAGAAAGGAGCGGACAGGGAGGACCGTTTAGGCCCTGAGCGTGCGGTGGCTCAGGGATGGATTACCCCTGGAACGATGCTGAAAGCTACGTTTATAACGTTAGGCTTTTCTTGTTTATGTGGTTGTATGCTTTTGTTTTATGCCGGCTGGGAGCTTATACCGGTCGGAATTGCCATTGCTCTTTGTGTGCTGGCCTATTCTGCCGGACCTTTTCCTTTGGCTTATAATGGGTTGGGAGATGTCTGTGTGATATTATTTTACGGGGTTATCCCACTATGTTTTACTTATTATGTGCAGGCAGGTTCTTTTTCCATGCTGTCTTTCCTGTTGTCGCTGTCGCTGGGATTACTTTCTACGAATATATTGGTAGTCAATAACTATAGGGATTATGTGCAGGACAAAGCTGCTCGCAAACGGACTACGATTGTGCTTTTCGGTCGTGGCTTCGGTCGGATCTTTTATCTGATGAATGGAATAGTAGCTTTTTTGTTGGCTATGCCTTTATTGTTTGAAGCTTCTACATGGGTGTTACTTCTTTTTGCAGCATTCTTTACCTTGTTTATTAAAACCTGGAGGGAGTTATACCATTTTGAGGGAAAAGAATTGAATAAGACGTTGGCACATACTGCCAGAAATGTTTTCCTCTTTACTTTACTACTGTCATTATTGTTGTTGTCTTTTTGGCTTCATCAACCGGAATATGTAGGTTAGTGTGTTGTTATTCAGATGATATATAGGTGACGCCGGAACTCTTTGGTGGCGTCACGGGTGGTTTTTTATTCTATAAATTGAAAAAGTCGATCTATATTGTATATAAGTATGAAAGTCATAGCTTTTAATAGCCTAATAAGTAATATATTATATATTCGACCTGGGGCAACTATGAATTTGACCTAGGTGAACCGTAGGTTTTACCCAGGTCGAATATGTAGTTGCCCCAGGTCGAAAGGTTAAAAGATAGTGAGTTTTATGTCAGAAAGCGCTAACTTTAAGTAAAGAAGTCGATAGGATATGACCTAAAAAGCATCAGAATATGGGTGACGCTGTTTTAATCATAGGTGTCACCTTTTAATAGGCTGGTAATTACTTGTTTATCTTAAATAAATAGGATGGTGACGCTGCTTGTGTAAAACTTAATGTTGTCATCTCCTGTAATGTAAGAGTTTTCTACGGGTTTCTTTCAGTCTTTTTTGTATGGTTTTTGACAAAATGATCATTGTGACAGCAATGATTATGAGAAGGATACCGATAGCCAGATTGAAAGTGAATGGTTCGCCGAACAGTAACACACCTACAAAAACAGCGGTGACAGGTTCCATTGCTCCGAGTACGGCTGTGAGTG
This is a stretch of genomic DNA from Parabacteroides chongii. It encodes these proteins:
- a CDS encoding calcium/sodium antiporter, producing the protein MITSVTLLILSLFALYIGAGWLVKGSSELALKAKISNLVIGLTIVAFGTSAPELVVSLNATLSGQGDISVGNIIGSNIFNIAAILGISAVIQPLQAKRQLTRLDIPILIVATVVFTLLFWNGTLGRLEGCLFLAGIILYTIFSLYYSRKHEKKVEELAGELEKQPEAWYKDVMYIVGGLVILIFASNLLVNNAVSIAQELGVSEAVIGLTIVAAGTSLPELATSVVSALKKNPDIAIGNIVGSNLFNILAIAGTSSMVKPIVAKNVNYVDLLVMLGLTLLLLPLVKSGQKISRAEGWALIVVYLCYLAWLLRDLI
- a CDS encoding beta-galactosidase, yielding MKNMTILMTLLLFLLAGCNSSSGEKGKFEIGDKTFLLNDKPFTIKAAEIHYTRIPVEYWEHRIQMCKALGMNTICIYAFWNIHEQKPGEFDFTGQNDIAAFCRLAQKHGMYIMLRPGPYVCSEWEMGGLPWWLLKKEDIQLRTNDPYFIERVRLYMNEIGKQLADMQISRGGNIIMVQVENEYGAYATDKAYIAKNRDILREAGFTDVPLFQCDWSSNFQNNALDDLVWTVNFGTGANIEEQFKKLKEVRPNTPLMCSEFWSGWFDHWGRKHETRDAETMIAGLKDMLDRNISFSLYMTHGGTTFGHWGGANSPAYSAMCSSYDYDAPISEAGWTTPKYYKLRELLAKYMEPGEVQSEVPEAFPVIEIPEFEMKETALLFDNLPEPKKTHDIKPMEEFDQGWGSILYRTTLPAVKAGTTLLIDEVHDWAQVFINGKLVGRLDRRRGENTIKLPASAAGAQLDILIEAMGRVNFDKAIHDRKGITNKVALITENSAEELKDWTVYNLPVDYSFVKDKKYAPGTKVDGPAYYRATFNLETPGDVFLDMQTWGKGMVWVNGKAMGRFWEIGPQQTLFMPGCWLKKGENEIIVLDLKGPEKASVKGLKTPILDMLRPEAPLTNRKEGQNLNLKNEKPVGQGSLKPGNGWQEVKFDTPVQARHFCLEALNAQDGKDIAALAEFYLLDENGKPLSRQHWKIVYADSEETYGGNFTADKIFDLQESTYWSTARKAKYPHQVVIDLRENVTISGFRYLPRAEEGYPGMIKDYKAYAKMTPFSY
- a CDS encoding DUF5020 family protein codes for the protein MRKFFTLAILLLAVFCGKAQNIQLHYDFGGALYDKDLDGRPALTSTVEMFKPDKWGSTYFFVDIDYKSSGVASAYWEIARELSFWQPPFSVHIEYNGGLMKGASYNNAYLGGFTYTYNNKDFSKGFTFTPMYKYIQKHRSPNNFQLTGTWYVHFAKNGLCTFSGFADWWREKNDHGNFIFLSEPQIWVNLNKLKGVDDKFKLSVGSEVELSHNFGGRNGFYTIPTLAIKWTFD
- a CDS encoding NCS2 family permease, producing MIQKLLGFDKQTMTIRTEVIAGITTFLTMSYILAVNPSILGTTGMDKGAVFTATALASAIATFLLAFMAKLPFAQAPSMALNAFFAFTLVQGMGYSWQTAMTAMFVEGVIFILITFLNIREIILNSIPMNLRYAISVGIGMFIAFIGLKNAGIIAPNPATFVMFGEFTPSSVLAMTGILLSGILVVKKVKGALFYSILICTLAGIPLGVTEIPEGFLPVSMPHSIEPTFCKFDFSEFFTLDMAIVIFTLLFMNIFDTVGTLVGLASKTGIMGKDGHIPHVKEAMMSDAIGTTIGAMMGSSTITTYVESASGIAEGGRSGFTSLVTGLLFILALFFAPLFLLIPSAATSGALVLVGVFMMDSVSKIDMDDISEALPAFITIIMMVLTYSIADGMVLGLLCYVLVKLFCGKHRDISITMYILAALFLLKFIFA
- a CDS encoding 1,4-dihydroxy-2-naphthoate polyprenyltransferase codes for the protein MEQKKSLLKSWVEAARPKTLPASLSPVLLACVLAWCEGVFRLIPAILCFGVALLAQIASNFANDYFDFKKGADREDRLGPERAVAQGWITPGTMLKATFITLGFSCLCGCMLLFYAGWELIPVGIAIALCVLAYSAGPFPLAYNGLGDVCVILFYGVIPLCFTYYVQAGSFSMLSFLLSLSLGLLSTNILVVNNYRDYVQDKAARKRTTIVLFGRGFGRIFYLMNGIVAFLLAMPLLFEASTWVLLLFAAFFTLFIKTWRELYHFEGKELNKTLAHTARNVFLFTLLLSLLLLSFWLHQPEYVG
- a CDS encoding M13 family metallopeptidase, with amino-acid sequence MKKLIVIPLVAVGMMAMAGCSKSPVKETAKVDAINLANLDTTVAPGTDFYEYACGGWIKSNPLKPEYSRFGTFDQLRENNQEQLRTLINELGTTSQEAGSVAQKIGMLYEMGMDSVKLNKDGLSPVKEQLDAIQRLGTKADVAKMVAVLHKEGMAPFFALFVDADEKNSSMNIVQLYQAGLGMGDRDYYLLDDDATLKVRDAYKQFIGQLFTLTGASPEQADAAVNAVMKIETGIAEISFSREDLRDTQKNYNKIKLDEFKAKNNPLDWDVYFESMGLMEIEYLDAKQLPFYEALGEFLKNVSIDEQKYYLAFNLLNAAAPYLSDDFVAAEFDFYGKTMSGKQEQQPRWKRSLSTVNGALGEAVGQMYVAKYFPASSKEKMLELVGNLQKALSERIAGLEWMSDETKAKAQEKLSAFIVKIGYPDKWRDYTALEIKDDSYWANVCRSNIFEMDYMLQQAGKPVDKARWGMTPQTVNAYYNPTTNEICFPAAILQPPFFNPDADDAVNYGAIGVVIGHEMTHGFDDQGRNYDKDGNLTDWWTAEDAVRFTERADRLVQQYDNIIVIDSVHANGRYTLGENIADQGGLLVSHLAYLNSLKGKETPAPIDGFTNEQRFYLGYATLWGQNIRPEEILRLTKIDPHSLGKWRVNAALRNIDTFYSAFDIKESDPMYMMPAERVVIW